The following are from one region of the Nicotiana tabacum cultivar K326 chromosome 3, ASM71507v2, whole genome shotgun sequence genome:
- the LOC107772944 gene encoding galactinol synthase 1-like — MAPEIVSVRGQMVKPTILTNNITSNRAYVTFLAGNGDYVKGVVGLAKGLRKVHTAYPLVVAVLPDVPEEHRRILEAQGCILREIEPVYPPENQTQFAMAYYVINYSKLRIWEFVEYEKMIYLDSDIQVYDNIDHLFDLADGHFYAVMDCFCEKTWSHTPQYKIGYCQQCPDKVKWPNNDEEFGQPTSLYFNAGMFVF; from the exons ATGGCTCCGGAAATTGTGTCAGTGAGAGGACAAATGGTAAAACCAACGATTCTAACCAATAATATTACATCAAACAGGGCGTATGTTACGTTCTTGGCTGGAAATGGCGATTACGTGAAGGGAGTCGTTGGTTTGGCTAAGGGTTTGAGGAAGGTTCATACTGCGTATCCGCTCGTGGTGGCGGTGCTTCCGGATGTTCCGGAGGAGCACCGCCGTATATTGGAAGCTCAAGGTTGTATCTTGAGGGAGATTGAGCCCGTTTATCCACCTGAGAATCAAACTCAATTTGCCATGGCTTATTACGTCATTAATTATTCCAAGCTTCGTATATGGGAG TTTGTGGAGTACGAGAAGATGATATACCTAGACAGTGACATTCAGGTGTATGATAATATTGATCATCTCTTTGATTTGGCCGACGGGCATTTCTACGCGGTGATGGACTGTTTTTGTGAGAAGACATGGAGTCACACGCCACAATACAAGATTGGCTATTGCCAGCAGTGCCCTGATAAGGTCAAATGGCCCAATAATGATGAGGAATTTGGTCAGCCAACTTCACTTTATTTTAACGCCGGCATGTTCGTTTTTTAG
- the LOC142161655 gene encoding galactinol synthase 1-like yields MPVAKDFLNMYFKNIYKPIPLDYNLVLAMLWRHPENVKLAEVKVVHYCAAGSKPWRYTGKEDNMQRDDIKMLVKKWWDIYEDKSLDYKKPVALNQGSDSEPINLQPLIAAAMSEAGAVHCFIAPSAA; encoded by the exons ATGCCAGTGGCGAAG GACTTCCTGAACATGTATTTCAAGAACATATACAAACCAATACCTCTAGATTACAATCTTGTTCTAGCAATGTTATGGCGTCATCCGGAGAACGTTAAACTGGCTGAAGTGAAAGTTGTACATTATTGTGCAGCG GGATCAAAGCCATGGAGGTACACAGGCAAGGAAGACAACATGCAAAGAGATGACATAAAAATGCTGGTGAAGAAATGGTGGGACATTTACGAGGATAAGTCGTTGGACTACAAGAAACCGGTGGCCCTAAATCAAGGATCGGattcagaacccataaacttGCAGCCGTTGATTGCAGCTGCTATGTCTGAGGCTGGCGCAGTGCACTGTTTCATTGCGCCATCCGCTGCATAA